The following proteins are encoded in a genomic region of Grus americana isolate bGruAme1 chromosome 5, bGruAme1.mat, whole genome shotgun sequence:
- the ASB2 gene encoding ankyrin repeat and SOCS box protein 2 isoform X1 — MATTAANTQRQTIGCEEYSLYSSLSEDELIKMAIQQSLEEDPAGQSAAQSHQKSMVAGPSEAATPSHASSHNPPYHIYPWQRLATQPRGRAQPSSSGGAWGVRRRYDGSLFSTSQPIELDPVVAAIKDGDEKAVCNMMKSGKNLSEPNKDGWIPLHEAAYYGQVGCLSLLQKAYPGTIDQRTLNEETALYLATSRGNLDCLLTLLQAGAEPDISNKARETPLYKACERKNAEAARLLVQYNADTNHRCNRGWTALHEAVSRNDLEIIDILVKGGAKIESANAYGITSLFVAAESGQLEALRYLAKCGADINTQASDNASALYEACKNGHIPIVEFLLSQGADANKANKDGLLPLHIAAKKGICEIVSMLIPVTSRTRIKRSGISPLHLAAERNNDDILEELIDAGYDVNTTLSNERSCLYEDRRTTPLYFAVFNNNIYATELLLQAGANPNVDLINPLLISIRHGCLKTMKLLLDHGANIDAYISSHPTAFPATIMFSMKYLSVLKYLLDLGCDAGSCFECQYGNGPHPALNYRRDRLNDPQLPKEPTVVQFCEMVSTPEMSRWAGPIIDVLLDYVGNVQLCSRLKEHIDSYEDWAVIKEKAEPPRPLSHLCRIKVRSLVGRNRIKLLDTLPLPHRLIRYLRHDYTQ; from the exons atggctaCAACGGCAGCAAATACTCAAAGACAAACGATAGGCTGCGAGGAATACAGTCTGTACAGTAGCTTGAGTGAAGATGAGCTTATAAAGATGGCCATCCAGCAGAGCTTGGAAGAGGACCCCGCGGGTCAGTCGGCGGCCCAGAGCCACCAGAAGTCGATGGTGGCGGGTCCCAGCGAGGCGGCCACCCCGAGCCATGCCAGCAGCCACAACCCGCCCTACCACATCTACCCGTGGCAAAG ATTAGCGACCCAGCCGAGAGGCCGTGCTCAGCCATCCAGCTCAGGGGGAGCCTGGGGGGTCAGGCGAAGGTACGATGGCAGCCTGTTCAGCACATCCCAGCCCAT AGAACTTGACCCTGTAGTGGCAGCAATCAAGGATGGAGATGAAAAAGCAGTATGTAACAtgatgaaatcaggaaaaaacctTTCTGAACCTAATAAGGACGGCTGGATACCCCTCCATGAAGCTGCGTACTATGGCCAAGTGGGTTGCCTGAGCCTGTTGCAAAAAG CATACCCTGGCACAATCGACCAGCGCACCCTCAACGAGGAGACAGCTCTCTACCTGGCCACCAGCCGGGGCAACCTGGACTGCCTGCTcaccctgctgcaggctggggccGAGCCCGACATCTCCAACAAGGCCAGAGAAACGCCGCTCTACAAAG CCTGTGAGCGCAAGAATGCAGAGGCCGCAAGACTCCTGGTACAGTACAACGCTGATACCAACCATCGTTGCAATCGAGGATGGACAGCTCTCCATGAGGCTGTCTCCCGAAACGACCTGGAGATTATTGATATCCTCGTGAAAGGGGGTGCCAAGATTGAGTCTGCAAACGCCTATGGGATCACTTCTTTATTTGTGGCAGCTGAGAGTGGGCAGTTGGAAGCTTTGAGATACCTGGCAAAATGTG GTGCTGATATAAATACTCAAGCCAGTGACAATGCCTCTGCACTTTATGAAGCCTGTAAAAATGGACACATACCTATTGTGGAGTTTCTTTTGTCCCAAGGAGCAGATGCTAACAAAGCCAATAAGGATGGCCTGTTACCTCTTCACATAGCAGCCAAAAAAGGGATTTGCGA GATTGTCTCCATGCTGATCCCTGTGACCAGTCGCACCCGCATCAAGCGCAGCGGTATCAGCCCCCTGCACTTAGCAGCCGAACGCAACAATGATGACATCTTGGAAGAGCTGATCGATGCTGGCTATGATGTAAACACCACCCTCTCCAACGAACGATCCTGCCTTTATGAGGACAGACGCACCACTCCCCtctattttgctgtttttaacAACAACATCTATGCCACAGAACTCCTGCTGCAAGCTGGAGCCAACCCCAATGTTGACCTCATCAACCCATTACTCATCTCCATCCGCCATGGCTGCCTGAAGACCATGAAACTGCTCCTTGACCATGGAGCAAACATTGATGCCTATATATCAAGCCATCCCACTGCATTTCCAGCTACCATCATGTTTTCGATGAAGTACCTTTCTGTGCTGAAGTATCTTCTGGATCTGGGCTGTGACGCAGGTTCCTGTTTTGAGTGTCAGTATGGAAATGGCCCACACCCTGCATTAAATTACAGACGGGACAGACTTAATGATCCTCAGCTGCCCAAGGAACCAACTGTAGTACAG TTTTGTGAAATGGTGTCTACTCCAGAGATGAGTCGCTGGGCCGGGCCGATCATCGATGTTCTCCTGGATTACGTGGGTAACGTGCAGCTCTGTTCCCGGCTCAAGGAGCATATTGACAGCTATGAGGACTGGGctgtcattaaagaaaaagcag AGCCTCCACGACCTCTTTCCCATCTTTGCCGCATCAAGGTACGAAGCCTGGTTGGAAGAAACCGCATTAAACTTCTTGACACCTTGCCTCTCCCACACAGACTGATTCGATACTTACGGCATGATTACACACAGTGA
- the ASB2 gene encoding ankyrin repeat and SOCS box protein 2 isoform X2 has product MATTAANTQRQTIGCEEYSLYSSLSEDELIKMAIQQSLEEDPAGQSAAQSHQKSMVAGPSEAATPSHASSHNPPYHIYPWQRELDPVVAAIKDGDEKAVCNMMKSGKNLSEPNKDGWIPLHEAAYYGQVGCLSLLQKAYPGTIDQRTLNEETALYLATSRGNLDCLLTLLQAGAEPDISNKARETPLYKACERKNAEAARLLVQYNADTNHRCNRGWTALHEAVSRNDLEIIDILVKGGAKIESANAYGITSLFVAAESGQLEALRYLAKCGADINTQASDNASALYEACKNGHIPIVEFLLSQGADANKANKDGLLPLHIAAKKGICEIVSMLIPVTSRTRIKRSGISPLHLAAERNNDDILEELIDAGYDVNTTLSNERSCLYEDRRTTPLYFAVFNNNIYATELLLQAGANPNVDLINPLLISIRHGCLKTMKLLLDHGANIDAYISSHPTAFPATIMFSMKYLSVLKYLLDLGCDAGSCFECQYGNGPHPALNYRRDRLNDPQLPKEPTVVQFCEMVSTPEMSRWAGPIIDVLLDYVGNVQLCSRLKEHIDSYEDWAVIKEKAEPPRPLSHLCRIKVRSLVGRNRIKLLDTLPLPHRLIRYLRHDYTQ; this is encoded by the exons atggctaCAACGGCAGCAAATACTCAAAGACAAACGATAGGCTGCGAGGAATACAGTCTGTACAGTAGCTTGAGTGAAGATGAGCTTATAAAGATGGCCATCCAGCAGAGCTTGGAAGAGGACCCCGCGGGTCAGTCGGCGGCCCAGAGCCACCAGAAGTCGATGGTGGCGGGTCCCAGCGAGGCGGCCACCCCGAGCCATGCCAGCAGCCACAACCCGCCCTACCACATCTACCCGTGGCAAAG AGAACTTGACCCTGTAGTGGCAGCAATCAAGGATGGAGATGAAAAAGCAGTATGTAACAtgatgaaatcaggaaaaaacctTTCTGAACCTAATAAGGACGGCTGGATACCCCTCCATGAAGCTGCGTACTATGGCCAAGTGGGTTGCCTGAGCCTGTTGCAAAAAG CATACCCTGGCACAATCGACCAGCGCACCCTCAACGAGGAGACAGCTCTCTACCTGGCCACCAGCCGGGGCAACCTGGACTGCCTGCTcaccctgctgcaggctggggccGAGCCCGACATCTCCAACAAGGCCAGAGAAACGCCGCTCTACAAAG CCTGTGAGCGCAAGAATGCAGAGGCCGCAAGACTCCTGGTACAGTACAACGCTGATACCAACCATCGTTGCAATCGAGGATGGACAGCTCTCCATGAGGCTGTCTCCCGAAACGACCTGGAGATTATTGATATCCTCGTGAAAGGGGGTGCCAAGATTGAGTCTGCAAACGCCTATGGGATCACTTCTTTATTTGTGGCAGCTGAGAGTGGGCAGTTGGAAGCTTTGAGATACCTGGCAAAATGTG GTGCTGATATAAATACTCAAGCCAGTGACAATGCCTCTGCACTTTATGAAGCCTGTAAAAATGGACACATACCTATTGTGGAGTTTCTTTTGTCCCAAGGAGCAGATGCTAACAAAGCCAATAAGGATGGCCTGTTACCTCTTCACATAGCAGCCAAAAAAGGGATTTGCGA GATTGTCTCCATGCTGATCCCTGTGACCAGTCGCACCCGCATCAAGCGCAGCGGTATCAGCCCCCTGCACTTAGCAGCCGAACGCAACAATGATGACATCTTGGAAGAGCTGATCGATGCTGGCTATGATGTAAACACCACCCTCTCCAACGAACGATCCTGCCTTTATGAGGACAGACGCACCACTCCCCtctattttgctgtttttaacAACAACATCTATGCCACAGAACTCCTGCTGCAAGCTGGAGCCAACCCCAATGTTGACCTCATCAACCCATTACTCATCTCCATCCGCCATGGCTGCCTGAAGACCATGAAACTGCTCCTTGACCATGGAGCAAACATTGATGCCTATATATCAAGCCATCCCACTGCATTTCCAGCTACCATCATGTTTTCGATGAAGTACCTTTCTGTGCTGAAGTATCTTCTGGATCTGGGCTGTGACGCAGGTTCCTGTTTTGAGTGTCAGTATGGAAATGGCCCACACCCTGCATTAAATTACAGACGGGACAGACTTAATGATCCTCAGCTGCCCAAGGAACCAACTGTAGTACAG TTTTGTGAAATGGTGTCTACTCCAGAGATGAGTCGCTGGGCCGGGCCGATCATCGATGTTCTCCTGGATTACGTGGGTAACGTGCAGCTCTGTTCCCGGCTCAAGGAGCATATTGACAGCTATGAGGACTGGGctgtcattaaagaaaaagcag AGCCTCCACGACCTCTTTCCCATCTTTGCCGCATCAAGGTACGAAGCCTGGTTGGAAGAAACCGCATTAAACTTCTTGACACCTTGCCTCTCCCACACAGACTGATTCGATACTTACGGCATGATTACACACAGTGA